The sequence CAAGATGATGCACTCTTTCCTTGAATCCAGGATCCCCTGAGACATAGGCTCTGCtattggggaggggggaaggagtACAGGGGGGAGGGACACAGACAACTGGATCAAGCAGGTCTTCTCagtatttaaatttcaaataatcaatttttttatatgaaagtgaaagttgctcagttgtgtccgactcttttgcaaccccatggactgtagcctgccagggttctctgtccatgggattttccaggcaagaatactggagtagattgccatgccctcctccagagtatcttccccacccagggatcaaacctgcatctctactACAtctctcctggattggcaggagggttctttgccactagtgccacctgggaagctctatgtttttatatattggagtccatttaaagttattacaagcaacagttagatttGCCCATAGTATATAATACATTTTCgtaccttatttattttatacatagtagtttgtatctcttaattctaTATAAATACCTCGTTTCTCCCTGCTTCCCACTCACCAGTTGTAACCACCAGATTGGTCTCTATCTCTAggatttgtgtttgtttgtttttttcatttattagttggaggctaattactttacaatattgtagtggtttttgctatacattgacatgaatcagccatggatttacatgtgttccccatcccgataccccctcccaccttcctccccatcccatccctctgggtcttcccagtgcaccagccctgagcacttgtctcatgcatccaacctgggctggagatctgtttcacccttgatagtatgcttatttcaatgctattctctcagaacatccacCCTTGCCTGTGTCTGTTTTTTTAtataactttgttttattttttagattccacatataagtgataacaaatttctttcattatctgacttatttcactaagctaATGCACTttaggtccatgcatgttgcaaatggcagaatttcactttattttataggcaagtaatattccattgtgtatgaaaagtgaaagtgaaagtcactcagtcctgtcccactctttgagaccccatgggctaaacagtccatggaattctccaggtcagaatactggagtgggtagcctctcccttctccggggaatcttcccaacccggggatcaaactcaggtctctcacatttcaggcagattgtttaccagttgagccaagggaagcccaagcatacaGGAGgtggtagcctattccttctccagcagatcttcccaacccaggaatcaaactggggtccctgcactgcaggcagattctttaccagctaagctagcAGGGAAGCGCCCAAATGATGATGCACACCTCGAGCCagccaggagtcaaacctggacTCTTCTGATCCATAGTCAGACATGTAGTGTGTATATACACTACAACTCGTTCATGCATCTGtatggacacttaggctgcttccCTATCTTGTCCGTAAGAAATAATACAGctgtgaactttggggtgcattatctttttgaattgatattttcattttcttcagacacatacccaggagtggaattgctgaatcatatggcatTTCTACTCTCAGCTTTTTgaagaacctctgtactgtttctATAGGGCCTACACCAATTAAAAATTTCAATACTGTGCCAGTGTTCCCTGTTTTTCCTCCCTCTTCACCAACATTTGGTATTTgtgctatttattttctatttgtggAATTTTGACAATAATCATTTTGACAGATGTTAGGTGATATTTCTTTGTAGGCTTGATTTTCATCAaacctgatgattagcaatgttgagaattttttcatgtgcctgttagaaatctatgtcttctttagaaaaatgtctattccagGCTTCTATTTATTTGTGGTTGGGGTCTTGgtttttttgataaattttgataTTAACCCCTAGTGGTcatatcacttgcaaatattttcttcctttctgtatgttgtcttttcatttggcCAATTGTTTTgcttgttgtgcagaagcttttaattaggtctcattctttttttgtttttgtttctatttcttttgccttaggagacagattcAAAAACATATTGCAATGATTTTTATGAGAAACTGTCTTACTTACAttctcttttaggagttttatgctTTCAGGGCTTACATTTAgggctttaatccatttttaatttacttttttatgcAGTCTGAGGAAATGTTCAATTCTATTCTCTTACATATAACTGTCTAGTTTTCCAGCATCAGTTACTGATGAAATTGCAGGACACTTTCTTTAGTCTTTTACTGAGAAGAGAATCTGTAACTGGGAGAAACTTATAGATTTCTATTCTTTTCATCAGCAGGTGGCTTCATTTCTGGGGTCAGGAACCTCTGTGAGAAAGTGAGTACCACACAGTGAACAGATCTTTTCTTTTGTATATAGACATTCAGATCTTCATTTTCTCATAACTAGGTGCTTCATCCTGAACTGGAGAATGGGGCATTCCAGTAAAAGAAAAGGCATCAATGTCCCTGGAGAGTCATTGGTCAATAATTCGAGAGTACAGATTTTTCCTAGTAAGTCAGAACTTTAGTCATAGTAGCAGTGGGCAGACAGGAAGGCAGAGGTCAAAGGGAAAATTTAAAAGCCCCAATTTTTTCTGTTTCCAAGAATCAGTACTAAGATATTGattgtgcatacacacacacacacacacacacacacacacagaaacagtgGAAAAGTCTTCCTTGATAACCCTTGTCTCATCAAAGGTCTTCCTAAAATGAGAAAGTTGAGAATTCCTGAGAACAAACAGGAATAAAAGCAGTTATAGCTTAAACAAATaacccattttatttctttacaaagaaaaaaatgaactatgATTTGCTTGGAGGAAGACTGGGGAAAAATTCCAAAAGATATGGGGATTCCATCAGTCCCTGAAAGAATATTCATTTCAGACATAATTATTTCTCTAATCTCACTAAAGGAAGATAGTagaattttctcttcctttttatgaacttTCACCTCAATGCAAAAGTCTGACCAAGGCTCAGAAAACATTTATCTATACCACTGTTAAGAGATCCCATGACTACACTTTTGAGTATTAATGTATCATTTTTACTGTGAATGTAATCAttgtgaattttttaaagctGGACAAACAgaccatgggtttccctggtggctcagacagaaaagaatcagcttacaatgcaggagacctgggttcaatccttgagtcaagaagatcccctggagaagggcatggctacccactccagtattcttgcctgaagtattccatggtcagaggagcctagcaggctatagtccatggggtcacaaagagttacacataactgagtgacttgcactttcaaATAGACCACAAAATGAAATTCAACTTCAATGAAATAGAATTActacagaaaatgtttaaaatgtgagATAATTTGGCTATCCAAAAATTTATTTAGTAGTTAGGTAAGATTGAGAAAAAATTGCAATTCTTCAatttattctgtttcttaaaacaaagaaataatgttgaaaataaaGTAACATGCATTCTGAAAACGATTTATTTCAATCACAGtgagaaggaaacaaaaaggaATAGACATTTATACTAGGCTTCCCCTTATGGGCTAGAAATTACAGAAGTTATTGCAAATGTTGtattgtttaattttcaaaatattaatcaggtgactttttaaatgagaaactgAACTCTACAGAATTTAGTTTACTTGATAAGAGCTATTATGTAGAAACAtaagaattataataaaattctgtgatcacacacacatacacacacacacatttttatggCAGGAAGAGCTACAGTAGTCTTGACAGCAGCACAAAGGTATCTAGGATCTGAAAAATGAGACTTCAGTGAAAAGAACCATTGTATTCCTGAAGGAACAAATCTGTTTAATGAGACACTGATATAGGTTATGTTGTTTAGTAAttaatagataaaatatttattattgagaCAGTTATATGCTTTACACTTGGTTGCATTTCTCACAATGATCTTGTATATGGTACAATTTTATAACAAGATTGCTTTAAGGAAATAAACATATCACTTAAATATGCTATTCAAGTTTACACTTCTAATATGTAAAGACAGGGCTTGAATTTAGACACTCTGAACACAAAACTTTCATTCTTAGTACATATCATTTATGATATTTTCCCCTTAATTCCTTAATGAATATGGGCATCATGGATAAACTGAGACACAGCTCAGCACTCACTTTTTAGTGAAGGACTCCTATACTAGGTCTAATATACAAATGTTGTCGaaaagttttctttcattttctgtcaGTGGCGGAGTAAATGAGATTGTAAAATTTGGCAAAGGTGTTACATCAATACTGCTCTTTCTTTATGGGGCATCCATCATTTTACCATGGGTAAGGAAAATTAATTAAGATTTTCTAACACATACCTGATATTGGGGAAAATATGACACAAGGGAAATTGTTCACCCTCTTAATGAATGAAGGAtgttcaaatggaaaaaaaagagaggcagCAAGGAAAAAGGGTAAGAATGTTGCAGACAAGCACAGGTGTGTTAGATGCACCTACAGTAAGAGGCACTATAGAGAAGGGAGTGTGAATGTCAGAAGACTCAACAGCTTGGTGAACACAGAGTCATGGGTGCTTCACATTGCATAGGATGGAAATATGGAACTGTTCTCTGAGGAAAGGAACATGAAGAGAATTTATAAATGGGAAACCCATGGTTGGTGACATTGAGAAATAAGACAGTGCGAGCCTCATAGTCTAGGAAAACCCCAACACGATGGGGAGAAACACTCAGGGAGAGGGTTAAAATCACAGGATGTGAGGAGGAAGATTCATCAAAGGCATTATATACAGAATCATGCTTTAACCCTATGACCCAATAGCCATTTTTAGGTTGATATCTTGAATAAACATTTTGACTACTGCCATTTGTAGGTTGATatcctgaataaacattttttctaCGGCCATTTTTAGGTTGATATCCTGAATAAGCATTTGTGAAACTGAAACTTGAAGGTTGACATTCTGAATAAACATTTAGATAATTTTGACTGGTTTCGAATGAAAACACCATGGTATTTTCACAGTCTTCACCACATACCCCCAGGATCCAGGCACGTTTCTCTGACACGTCTACCTCCCAGTAATGTCTCCCTGATGTGAtaactgggaagcccagaacacCAAAATTTTCATAATTATGATTCAGACCTGTATTAAAGTCCTGGTGATTGGACGCATATCTCACTTGTCTCTGATCCGGAGAAATGACAACATTTGCACCCCTGGGAGAAGTCAGGGTCACCTGAACTGTTGAAAAATATAGGCTTGGGTTAGGGTAATGATGTAGTTTTCTTGTGACATTTTGAAAGGGATCTTTAGAATAACTTGACTGGAAAAGTAATATGTTTGCGTGTATTGAGAGGGAAAACATGGGTCTTAAAACATGGGAcctactagaaaaagaaaaattctaaaagatgatgagaACAGGGTGGCTTGATTATACTATGATGCCTCCTTACCCCAGTAGCGTTGCACATCTGTCAGCtctgaaatgataaaaaaaaaaaatcacaatattaaaTATAAGCAATAGAGTCAGCCCTGAAATCTATTTTCTTCCGGATGAGGGGAATGGCTATGGTGAGGTAGTGAACTGGCAAAAGACAGGATGAACAAAGCCCCCGGTCACCCCCCATAAATATGACCACATCCTTAGCACATAGTGTCTGGGCTTTGCTGTCTCCATCCACACATAGAAATTGGAGCCTCCTACCCATTTTTCCTCCATCAAAGGAGCCCTCCGACACCATTCCTCACCATTAAACACACGCAGTATCTCTCTCAGATCAGGAGCTCGAAACACTCTCCTCTGTTCCTTGGGGAAAGTTTTTGGCTTCTTCAGAGCCAAGGATTCACTCCTAGGGAAGACAAATTTGATGCCCACAAATgtgatctttttttcccctctaaaccACTGGCTTgctatattttcaccctgtttacGGGCTTGAATTGTCTTTCCTGGAGACCttgggaaagaagagagtggatgCCTGATCTTGGAGCAAGAAAGAAAGTGTTCATGTCTACCTTCCCAGGTACCCTCTGTGTGACCTGGATGGTCTTAAAATGTCAGAAGGGGAGTGTCTTCCTTCTATAATGAAATAACCCACCATACTCCACCTCCTAGGGATCATATGAAATTATATGAAGCAATggattttacaaaacaaaactttgGTATCTAAAAAAACATAATGTGTGGAAAAGTCCCTGCACAGATGTGTGTTTCCAGGAAGGAGTCAGAAAGTGAGGTTGAACAATCTGGCTCCTGGGTATTTGAGACATACCAGGTATGAGAACACTCTCTAGAGTCCCAAGATCTTCAAAGACTTCTGTCCAATAGAGAGACTCTCAGAATACCCTGAGATTTCACAATCACTAGGAATAATTACAAACCCTTGGAAAAGAAGACATTATGAATAACAAAGAGTAGTCTGACTTTCACGTGTTTGCAAAGATCTTGATGTTGCCATGTAGGTGTGCAAATTCAGACACAATGATTCTATCTTTCTGTTCTGGTTTCTAGAGTATGTGACCAAGCCTGATCAATAGTTTGCTCCAGGGCCAAAATATCCCTTGAGATTCAAGTCTGTTTTTGGAAATTTAAGCAGAAAAATATACAAGGACTTTGTCTCTTCTGGgagcagaaattaaaatataaaggagTTGTCTCCAATTCTAGGTGCTTGGCAGGAAAAGAAGACTCAACCTTCACATGACAAGTCAAGCACCTACTAAATATGGGAACCTGAGTTGCATATTGACACACagtgtgaatttatgaagttgTGGGGATCTGCTACTGTATTTTAATACTGGTACTGACCCAAACTCTGCACTTCCCACAATCAATATTCTCTAATATAGAATCCAGTCCATTATCAATGTTTATAAAACAATCTAGTCCCGATGtatgaacaaaattttaaaagaagactaTCCTCCATTTTTCTGCCTTGAGCATTGTTTTATCCTAATTGGCCATCAGATAACTCTAAGGAATTTAGGTTATTTTCACAGCATAAATGGACTATCTCTGGTTTCCCACacataccttttcatgatatCATTCACATCCtagtgagaaaagagaaaacatgagTCAAAAAGTAGTAAGTCTCCCTACTTCACAAGCTTATTCACATCCCCATCAGCCCTTGATTGTGGAAATAAAGATGATCTCAATGTAAGAGCCAAAAAGTAGAGACAAGTGAAGCCAGTCATTCCAGAAGACACATGCGATGTCAGATTTCCCAAAAGGTAAAAGGCTTTGACCCTTGTAGAAGCATGAGGGAGACTTCTAGTATCTGGAGATGAGACATATTTatgggaaaaacaaaaagcttgtaagtttggtGACCCATGAGATGATCTGAATAATTCACAATTcttccatttattcaacaaaactGTACAGTGATGTATTATTATTTGCCAAGCATTAAACCAGGCTTTGGAGAATCAAAGATGAATTCATAATCCTAATATTCCTCAAGCTATTTATACTGCACTTGTTGAGAGTACAAGCAAACAAATATATTACTGTAGGTGGTTTTTTGGTCTCTCTCATTTCATTTTATGCACTATAAGTGATCTCACACTCCCTTAAATCCAGCATACAcagaagtacagttgatttctaACACCTTAGCTTTACTCAGCTTTGTCTCTTAAATGCTTGTTAATATATTCAGTTAAACATAAGCCACAGGAATCAGTAACTTAGGATGTCTAATATGTAACTTACTATTCATCAATCAGATTGTCTCCTCTCTTGTACCCCATTTTCATGTTACCAATATGTATTCAGTCACTGTCCAAAAACTAGAGCATTTATCTGTATTGTAGTCTATACTGAGTCTGCTTAGTCCATGACTTAACAGTTTTTAGCCATGTGATCTTCTTAATcatcacatatattattttattagttaGAATAGATATACATCATTttatctgatctctttttcatgAAGCTTTATTTCCTCCATGTTAACAAAAACAAGAGCAACCAGTAGTTTTTGATAAAATTCTCTGTGTTAAAGCTCTTTTGTGTATATCACAAAAGTTAAGTAAAATTAGAATAattagagagaaaataaatgattgtGGGGGGACAACTGCAAATTTATTCAAAGTCTAATTCTTAAGCCCAAACCTTGTCATCAGAAGCCGGCTTGTGTCTTTCGCCAATTCTATTCACTCCACCTCTGCTGACTTTATTCTCAGTTTAAAGAGATGAATCTCCTGATATAAACTCCAGAAGAGAGCTTCCCCTTCCAGTGTAACCAAAAGTTTAGAAGCCTGCAGTTATTAGTTTACATACAATCAGGTGTCCATATTAAAATCATCATTGTGTTGTTGCTGGGAAGAAATGAAGCAATGTTACAGGAAGGTTCTGTatttactgaaaataaattaGTTTTAGTGTGAAGTAGATCATGGTAGGATAGGAAACACTGTAGTCACTAGAGCAaaccacagggggaaaaaaaattttttttaaacacagttaaAAATAGGAAAGCTTAAAATTTTATACCAGGAATATTTGTTTAACACAAAAGAAGCTAgttaagaagaaagagaagaatgaaaactaCAACAGCCAAGTAGAAAGCAAATAGTGAAGTTTAAATACAGCTAATCAGTATTCGTATTAAAGCTATCATCTTAATACCCCAACTAAAAAGTTAGAGATTGTTGGATGGGATAAAAAGGGCAGAATTAGTGATTGTCATTTATAAGAGATGTATTTTAGATTTAAAGAtacaaatgctgctgctgctgctgctaagtcgcttcagtcgtgtctgactctgtgtgaccccatagatggaagcccaccaggctcccctgtccctgggattctccaggcaagaacagtggagtgggtgcaaatgtaaaaagagaaaaactatagATCATGCAAGCTctaatgatttcaaatttttatactattatgagaaaaaaattaactttaaaacaataaaaattatgaacGAATGAGAGGATagttttataatgataaaaggttTAGTACATCAAAAAGATAAACCaattatatatgtgcatacacCTAACAATAGAGATTTAAAATTCACCaagcaaaattaaaaggaaaaatgcagAATTTAACAATAGCAGTTGCAGATTTCAACTCACTCTCAATAATGAGAGAACAGTTTATATGGAAACCACCCAATTATAGAAGACATGGACAATACAATCTACCAACTTGACCTGACATCTATAGACCATTTCACCCAATGAATGCAAAATACACAATCTTTTCATAATGTAAATTTTTCTGGACCTACAATATCTGAGACCATAAACAATTATCAgtgaatttaaaagtttaaaggaataaaatatatattctctgATTACAATTGAATTAAATTTGAAATCTACAGCAGAAGTAAAATTCAAAAATCACCAAGTATTACTAATTGACAATACACCttcaaatatttatgttttaacaaaaagaaattgcataggaaatatgaaaataagtttatctgaataaaaataaacactaaatcaaaatgaatggaaaaaaactaAGACACTGCTGCTTATATTATTAAGATGCTCTCAAATCAGTGATCTACTAAGaaagaaaagttgtaaaaaaacagtgcacatacacacacacattacacatgCACACGCAAAAGTGTatacaaacacacaaagaaaacaataaatgtgagagcagaaataaatgcataagaaaatttataaaataaataaaatcaatgaaataatacttttgaaaaaaaattaacgtAATCGACAAAAATAACTAAAAGGAGTAGGGGGAAAAGTGGAGATCTGGAAAGAGCAAAATCTGGAATACAAAAAGGGGCTTTGCTCTGAGTACTATGGAAATTAAAGGTACAATAAGGAATTGTTATAACTAACTTTATGTTTACAAACCAGACAACTTAGGATAGACAGATTCCTACAAAAACATACAATAAAGGACTAACGGACTGCAAAAAATAATCTTAAtacaagtaaaaaagaaagaaaaaaatagtatattttaaatgtttccaaTAAGAAAAACCCAGAGTGAAATGGCAATGCTGGTAAATTATACTGAGtatttaaagataaataacaGTTCATAAACTgtcttcaaaaacagaaaaaagatagACAATCTCAACACATTGAGGAAAAAAACCTTCTTGGAATCTGAAGTTAATTTGTCTGTGATAATCTGAATCATGAAAAGGCACTTGATAAATGTTTAGCACGGGACCGCAGAAAACAGGGGCTTATGGAAAATCACTGAACACAATAAGTCTTCTCTAGACAGTGAAGTGTTTGCAATGAGCTTGATAACAGTAAAAATAGAACTTTTCCTTATTATTCCTACATTGAATAATTCAGTTATTCTTATAACCTCTGAAATAGATGCAGAGAAGGTATATTGCAGAGTCAAAGCAACCTCCGCGAGAGCATCAGAAGGATCACAGGAACTGAATTCTCTCATGCCTCAGATGCTGGGGTTCCTTTCCAAGTCTTACCTGCAGCAGCTCCATTGTTGACCCTTGCAAATGGTGCTCCACATCTGAGATGAGATTGGTCACCAACAGCTTCTCTTTGATCAGATCATTCTCAGATTCTGCCAGCTCTTTGAGAATAACTTCCAACTCATCCTTCAGTTTTTTCAGTTCCTTCACCTCCTCACTGTCCAGGATTTGTCTTAGTCTTGTAAAGTTTTCCTGGACACTTTGCATCTCACTTTGTATCTGAATCttcaggaaggaggaaaagacagagagagggacTCGGGCCATCGGCCTGAGACTGGGAGCCAGAAAAATAACTATTCTGCTTGGGAAGTTCCCACAaggagtgaaagtctctcagtcatgtctgactctttgtaaccccatggactatacagtccatggaattctctaggcaagaatacttgagtaggtagcctttcccttctccaggggatcttcccaacctagggattgaacccaggtctcctgcattgtgggtggattctttaccagctgagcataagggaagcccaagaatactggagtgggtagcctatcccttctccaggggatcttccccaacccaggaattgaactggggtctcctgcattgcaggcggattcttcaccaactgaactatcaggggagCCCACAAGGAAGTAAAAtagaaagaggaaagcaaaacTTGGGGTAGCTGActttgtttataatattttttctctttaccatatttcaaaataatagtCCCAAGTCTGCACTGTTGAAGGCAACTCAGAGCCAAATGGGATCTCTGGGTGTGGGCAGCCTTCACACATCTATCCAGGATGCCCATGCCTCCCTCCATTACTCCTGACCCCCTCCCACCACCGTCTCCCAAAAAGTTGAACACTGAGGGCAGAACGATGAGCCATTGTCAGATATCTCCCTGAGAAGACTAATAAACATGACAAGAATGGAATATGAAATTTCCTAGCCATCCTCATCAGAGAGGCCCTCTCTATAAATACTCCCCTTCCagtatttatgtttatttgtggTATGGTCCCTTTTTAATACCACACCAATTATAGGAAGGCTGAAGAAAAGGATGAGCCAAATGACTTAACTGTCATGGTGCAAAGAAAAAGGCAGCTCCTTGTGACCAACCCAAGGTCCTGCACCTGTCTAACTTTCTCAGGAAGTGTCTTCTCATACCTTCCAAGTAGACATCTCTTCTCTGACTTCAATTTCCAACTTCTCAGCTTCCTGTTTCTCCGCCTTCAGCCTCTGCAGACATGATTGGAGCGTTTCCTGTGAGAGAAGAATCACACCAGTGTCAAGATATGGGCTTTCTCAGCATCACTATATTGGATAAATGGGATAAATAAGGCTGATTTCCAAAGAGAATAGACTTAACAGAAACTGTGAAAGTGACTAGAATCTCTGACTTGGGAGAAGACCTTGATAGTGAATGTGTTCTTTGAGACTCAAGATATAGGAGACACTGTCCCCTCACCAAGAGAAGACTGGTTCTCTTTGTTTTGGAAGAAACTTGattctgtaagaaaaaaaaaaaaaacgtacaCCTCAATCCACCCAGTGTCCTAGTAACGTATCATGATCAGAAGGGTAATGAGAGCTTCTCTTGGCCCCAGATGTCCACGCCCTAGCACAAGATACATGAATGTCTACTTTTGCCTGAGTCCATTTGTTTGCTTATACTTGGGTGGAATGCACAGAAATTTTCTTCACATGTCAGAAGGTAGGCATACAAAGAAAAGGGATCACAGGCCTCAAGTCCCTGGTAGCCAGGTAATTAAAGTCCAATGCAAAGTAGAGATTTCCCTCAAGTACCATTTCCTGCTGTGTTTTTTCTCCATTCTGGTCTCTTACCTGGTACTTTGGTGCAACCTCCTCCAGGAGGAACGTCTCATGACCTCGGTGCGCCTGAGATCGCTCGCAAAGCCAACAAATGACCTTCCTATCCTCTTCACAGAAGAGCTGGAGTTTCTCTCCATGGTGAGCACAGAGATTTCTCTTTTGCTCTTCCTCTTGGTTCCCCTTAACCTCTTGGAGCCTCTGCACTATATTGGCCACCTGCCTGTTAGGCCGCAGGTTCCCAGGCTCAAAACTAACTCTGCATACAGGGCAGCTTCTGTTCCCCTCTTGGCCAATTATGGATTCCTTGTTGTTTACAGTGATACAGGCTTGACAGAAGGTGTGACCACAGTCAAGGCTCAGGGGTTCTGTCAGAAGCTCCAGGCAAACAGGGCAGGTCACCTCCTCTTGTATGTTCATCAGGATTCCTGAAGCCATGGCAGTTGCTCACTGCTCCTTCTTGTCTTGACTTCTGACAGTTCTCTCGTTCACAGATCCCTGAATGATTGGAAAGATTAAAAGTGCAGAGTAAGAAAAGTAGAAGTAAAATGACACTTGTTATCTAGAAATCAGGGATGACCCAAGAACAAAATATTgaaggataaaaaataaaaggtggaGACATAAAAAAAGAGCTTCTTGACCtggtaaaatgattttttataataattctaaacattttgtttccatttcataTCACATGACAAATTTCATCTATCCTTATCTATGCGTtgattgttatttttctttaccaaaacaaaaacatgtgAGCTTTTCTTACTAAGATCTGTGAGTGACCCACCATCTATCCTGCTTTTTCTCCTCCATGCTAAAAGCACACCCTCAATGTAAAAAGCCCTAAAGCGTTTAAGTATTTGGGCTCTTATACCTGCTCTTCTCTCCTCGTGGTGTATCAGTAttactcactcttttttttttaattgaagtatagtcgatTCAGACTGTTGTGTTAGTATtaagtgtagagcaaagtgattatatatatgtgtgtgtgtatatattctgtgctgtgctatgtttagttgctcagtcgtgtctgaccctgtgaccacatggactgtagcctgctaggctcctttgtccatggggattcttcaagcaaggatactggagagggttgccatgacctcttccagggaatcttcccaacccaggaattgaaccagggtctcctgcattgcaggcggattctttactacctgaactaccagggaaggctatatatatatatataggcttctgggttcagtctctgggttgggaagatcctcaggaggagggcaaggcaacccatgccattattcttgtctggagaatcccatggacagaga comes from Dama dama isolate Ldn47 chromosome 1, ASM3311817v1, whole genome shotgun sequence and encodes:
- the LOC133060814 gene encoding tripartite motif-containing protein 5-like, whose translation is MASGILMNIQEEVTCPVCLELLTEPLSLDCGHTFCQACITVNNKESIIGQEGNRSCPVCRVSFEPGNLRPNRQVANIVQRLQEVKGNQEEEQKRNLCAHHGEKLQLFCEEDRKVICWLCERSQAHRGHETFLLEEVAPKYQETLQSCLQRLKAEKQEAEKLEIEVREEMSTWKIQIQSEMQSVQENFTRLRQILDSEEVKELKKLKDELEVILKELAESENDLIKEKLLVTNLISDVEHHLQGSTMELLQDVNDIMKRSESLALKKPKTFPKEQRRVFRAPDLREILRVFNELTDVQRYWVQVTLTSPRGANVVISPDQRQVRYASNHQDFNTGLNHNYENFGVLGFPVITSGRHYWEVDVSEKRAWILGVCGEDCENTMVFSFETSQNYLNVYSECQPSSFSFTNAYSGYQPKNGRRKNVYSGYQPTNGSSQNVYSRYQPKNGYWVIGLKHDSVYNAFDESSSSHPVILTLSLSVSPHRVGVFLDYEARTVLFLNVTNHGFPIYKFSSCSFPQRTVPYFHPMQCEAPMTLCSPSC